A DNA window from Loxodonta africana isolate mLoxAfr1 chromosome 7, mLoxAfr1.hap2, whole genome shotgun sequence contains the following coding sequences:
- the LOC100660632 gene encoding olfactory receptor 5B12-like — protein sequence MTLKENISEVTEFILVGLTDAIELQVPLFLMFTLIYLNSLVGNLGMIILILVDSRLHTPMYFFLSNLSLVDCVYASAVTPKVMEGLLTGDKSISYNACAAQLFFIAAFTITESFLLTSMAFDRHAAVCKPLHYSTTMTSTVCALLVTGSYVCGLLQSSIYVAFTFHLSFCHSNVVNDFFCDIPPLLALSCSDIYTNEVVVFTLAACTMVFSLLVILNSYLFIFIAILRMHSAEGRKKAFSTCASHLTTVSVLFGTIIFMYLQPSSSHPMDTDKVSSVFYTMIIPMLNPLVYSLRNKEVKSAFKKVAEKVKSSLR from the coding sequence ATGACTTTGAAGGAGAACATCTCAGAGGTGACCGAATTCATTCTTGTGGGGCTAACAGATGCCATAGAGCTGCAGGTCCCTTTATTTTTAATGTTCACACTCATTTACCTTAACAGTCTGGTTGGGAACCTGGGGATGATCATCTTAATTCTGGTAGACTCTCgtctccacacccccatgtactttttcctcagtaaCCTCTCCCTGGTGGACTGTGTTTATGCCTCAGCAGTCACTCCCAAGGTGATGGAGGGGCTCCTAACAGGAGATAAGAGCATCTCCTACAATGCGTGTGCTGCCCAGCTGTTCTTCATTGCAGCCTTTACTATTACTGAAAGTTTCCTCCTGACCTCAATGGCCTTTGACCGCCATGCAGCAGTGTGTAAGCCCCTGCATTACTCCACTACCATGACAAGTACTGTGTGTGCTCTACTGGTCACTGGCTCCTATGTCTGTGGACTCCTGCAATCTTCCATCTATGTTGCCTTCACCTTCCACCTCTCCTTCTGTCATTCCAATGTGGTTAATGACTTCTTCTGTGACATCCCACCACTGCTGGCTCTCTCTTGTTCTGATATCTACACAAATGAGGTTGTGGTCTTCACCTTGGCAGCTTGCACTATGGTTTTTAGTCTCTTGGTTATCTTGAACTCTTAcctgttcatttttattgctatCCTGAGAATGCACTCAGCTGAGGGAAGAAAGAAGGCCTTTTCCACCTGTGCTTCCCACCTCACCACTGTTTCTGTCCTCTTTGGGACAATCATCTTCATGTACTTACAGCCAAGTTCCAGTCATCCCATGGACACAGACAAAGTGTCATCTGTGTTCTATACTATGATCATCCCCATGCTGAACCCTCTGGTatacagcctgaggaacaaggaAGTCAAGAGCGCATTCAAAAAGGTTGCTGAAAAAGTAAAGTCTTCATTGCGCTGA
- the LOC100660341 gene encoding olfactory receptor 5B12-like, translating to MLKQHYLVLSHLAVGTSYADSPMALMENLSEVTEFIFVGLTDAIELQGPLFLIFTLICFITLVGNLGMMVFILLDSRLHTPMYFFLSNLSLVDCVYASAVTPKVIVGFLTGDKIISYNACAAQMFFFVAFAITESFLLTSMAFDRYAAVCKPLHYTTTMTSTVCALLVTGSYVCGLLQSSIHVAFTFHLSFCHSNVVNHFFCDIPPLLALSCSDTYTNEIVLFTLAACNVFFTLLVILNSYLFIFIAILRMHSAEGRKKAFSTCASHLTTVTILYGTIIFMYLQPSSSHSMDTDKMASVFYTMIIPMLNPLVYSLRNKEVKSAFKKVVEKVKSSLG from the coding sequence ATGCTCAAACAGCATTATCTTGTGTTATCTCATCTAGCCGTAGGTACTTCATATGCTGATTCACCGATGGCGTTGATGGAGAACTTATCAGAAGTGACTGAATTCATTTTTGTGGGCCTAACAGATGCCATAGAGCTGCAGGGCCCtttgtttttaatcttcacaCTCATTTGCTTCATCACTCTGGTTGGGAACCTGGGGATGATGGTGTTCATTCTGTTAGACTCTCgtctccacacccccatgtactttttcctcagtaaCCTCTCCCTGGTGGACTGTGTTTATGCCTCGGCAGTCACTCCCAAGGTGATAGTGGGGTTCCTCACAGGAGATAAGATCATCTCTTACAATGCATGTGCTGCCCAGATGTTCTTCTTTGTAGCCTTTGCTATTACTGAAAGTTTCCTCCTGACCTCAATGGCCTTTGACCGCTACGCAGCAGTGTGTAAACCCCTGCATTACACCACCACCATGACAAGTACTGTGTGTGCTCTACTGGTCACTGGCTCCTACGTCTGTGGACTCCTGCAATCCTCCATCCATGTGGCCTTCACATTCCACCTCTCCTTCTGTCATTCCAATGTGGTTaatcacttcttctgtgacatcCCCCCACTGCTGGCTCTCTCTTGTTCTGATACCTACACAAATGAGATTGTACTCTTCACCTTGGCAGCTTGCAatgtcttttttactcttttggttatcTTGAACTCTTAcctgttcatttttattgctatCCTGAGAATGCACTCAGCTGAGGGAAGAAAGAAGGCCTTTTCCACCTGTGCTTCCCACCTTACCACTGTTACCATCCTCTATGGGACAATCATCTTCATGTACTTACAGCCAAGTTCCAGTCATTCCATGGACACAGACAAAATGGCATCTGTGTTCTACACCATGATCATCCCCATGCTGAACCCTCTGGtttacagcctgaggaacaaggaAGTCAAGAGCGCATTCAAAAAGGTTGTTGAAAAAGTAAAGTCTTCATTGGGTTGA